ATGACCGACTGGCATTTCTATGAACCGGCGCAGGGACATTCCCTGCGTCACGATCCGCTCAACGCCATCGTCGCTCCGCGACCGATCGGCTGGATCAGCACAGTCTCAAACGACGGCGTGCGCAACCTTGCGCCCTACAGCTTCTTCAACCTGTTCAACTACAAACCGCCGATCATCGGCTTTTGCTCGCTGGGTGCGAAAGACTCACTCGCCAACGCACGAGACACCGGCGAATTCGTCTGGAATCTGGCGACGCGAGAGCTCGCCGAGGCGATGAACGCCTGCGCGGCGATGGTGCCATCGAACGTCGATGAGTTCGCGTTGGCCAAGCTGGAGACTCTGCCTTCTGCCAAAGTGCGGCCATCGCGCGTTGCGGCCAGCCCAGTGCAGTTCGAGTGCGTGGTCACCCAGATCGTGCAGCTTGAAGCGCTGGGCGGCGCAGAGCTCCCAGCGTGGCTGGTATTGGGCGAAGCAGTAGCGATCCACATTGACCGGAAGTTGATCAAGGACGGCGTGTACCAGACTGCGCAGGCGCGCCCGATCCTGCGCGGCGGTGGGCCGGCCGACTACTTCGAAATCGGCACGGAACAACTCTTCAAGCTTGAGCGACCGGGTTGATTGATTTGGCGTCGAGCAAGATCGTGCACTCAGCGATTCATCTCCGACCGCTCAATGGCGTCCCGAGATCTTTCGCGGAACTCGGTCGCCACCTGCAAGGCAAGATCGACGCCAGTCACTTCAACGGAGCCGCCTGACA
This sequence is a window from Dickeya aquatica. Protein-coding genes within it:
- a CDS encoding flavin reductase family protein — translated: MTDWHFYEPAQGHSLRHDPLNAIVAPRPIGWISTVSNDGVRNLAPYSFFNLFNYKPPIIGFCSLGAKDSLANARDTGEFVWNLATRELAEAMNACAAMVPSNVDEFALAKLETLPSAKVRPSRVAASPVQFECVVTQIVQLEALGGAELPAWLVLGEAVAIHIDRKLIKDGVYQTAQARPILRGGGPADYFEIGTEQLFKLERPG